The genomic window ttatgAAGTTCTTTTAACGACCCCAAACAAAGGCCCATTTTTTAACATCAATATCCTTCTGCTGacgctgtgtgactctgagtcaTGGCACACCACAGTTTGGAAAGATTTAAAGAACAAAGGAGAGGCACATAATGCCACATGGCAGGCTGTAGCAGATTGCCAATGAAGAATTATATAGAGGAAGTAGCAGATAAGTTATCAGAGAGATGTAAGATGGAAAAAGGatgtgggcaagtcatgtaattggATCAAGAGGTAACTAATGAAATCTGTGTACTTCATTGGTATGATATAACAATAAGAATTCTAGAGGAAGACTCCCATTATATTGAGTGGAATTTATAGGAGGACATGAATAAGAGTTACATAGAATGAAAGGCCTGGCTGGGTTGAGATGTATGTCACTGGAAAGAGTGGATGGAATCTCAGATCCACTGAAGTATCCAAGATACTTGCATGTTATTGTAAAAGCTTAAAATTTTACTTGAACACGCAGATATATTCGTGAATGTAAGGATTTCTAAAGCTTACATACACAAAGCCTTGTCCAGATTCTGTTCACTGTGTTTGTCATGGGAGCACAGAGTAAAAAATTTTATAGATCTGGCTTGATTTTGTTTCCTCCAAAATAGTGCCAGCCCTACCTGGGACCCTTGTGTGTGTTTCAGTTACAGGAAATCACTTTTAAGAATTATTACACAGCCTTCTTGAGTATCCGTGTGCGCCAGGTTGGTTCCCCAAACCAGTCATCCAACAAATGGATTACCTGTTTACGAGACTACTGCTTAATGCCCAATCCACACAATGAGGAAGGAGCCCAGGATTACGTGTCCCTATTCAAGCATCAGGTCAGTGAGAATTCTCTCTCCCTGGGAGTTAAGGTGAGCGTGGGCTCTGGGGAGAACAGTTGACTTTTTGCTCTGCGAAGCTCACTTTTAACGAAGTTAAATACTTTACCAAGAGAGAGTGAAAGTCTAAGAAAACCCAAactctagatttctttctttaaaaaaaagggaggTATAGCACTATTTGGTTATTTTATACTTGATAAATGCCCCCAAATATGAGCATTTCCACatacaaagaacagaagaagAATATACATGGAAGTGCAAATCTCCATTACATTaaaggtcattttttttacatatggaaATTTATTCAGGATATTAGTTCCAAAATTGTCCCACTTGTCTGTTTCCTCTGAACTCCTCATGTTTTgttctgagaatttttttaatgcttcattGATACTTGTGTCAATCTTTTATTGTATGACCATCATTTCCTCCTCCCCAGTTCTCCACtcttcaaaacaaaaatataaatctcCCTTGTAACCAATAAGCAgggtcaagcaaaacagatcTACATGTCGGCCATTTCCAGAAATGTATATCTCATGTctattctatttatttctattctgTCACCCCTCTGTCAAGAGGTGGGAAGCATGttttatcattggtcctctggagtcactttttgtacatgtaggtccttctTCTGTATTCTTTAACTCTTTGGTATATAAACTGGTAGTGCTATCACTGGGTCTAAGGGTCTGCACAATTTAgtgtttctttctttattttaatatagttccaaattgctttccagaaaggctGCACCAGCCCACAGCCTGCAGTCAGATTTCTATGGTTCCTAATCATTTTCTAGATGCTTTCTTGACTAGGAAATAGATATCTAAGTAGAGAATATTTGGCTCAAGGGATTATGATAGTTCGTAGTTTATATAGGCagctctctgaagaattttgaaattgattgtgCCATGGATGATGCTGGCAAAAGATCACTCAGCAtcaaagaagatgctgtgctctagaAGCGAAGCAGATTGCAGCAGCTCCAAAGAaatgagatgtacaaatttagagacatcttttTCGAGACATCTAAATGTTCATGTGGGCTATATGTGCCTGGcttgtagtagagcattccagaCTTACACTGATCTGATCAGTCACCGTCAGACACACCGTAACtggactccaacatagtgatgtcattttgttcctcttcgagaacgaaggacaacaaccaaccaggcACCTAGGTGGTACCAATAGCTAGTGGGGAGagtggagtgctgggcctggtcTCAAGAaaccccaagttcaaatctagcctcagatgcatACCAGCTGTGtgccccgggcaagtcacttagctatctgcttcagttttctcaactgtaaaatggggataattataaaacctacttctcagggttcctctgagaattaaatgagataataattgtatagCACTTGGTACAGtccctggcatacagtaggtgctatataaacttGTTAGCTATTACATGGTACTTTGAGCCTCAAAAAGGCTTGGACGTTGTAGACAGAACAAGTGGCAGGGCCTTCTGGGCCATAGCCTCAAGGTCTTGGAACAACCAGGTCCTCAGGATCTCCACTCCTAGGTAGGAGGGAGTCCTCTCATGCCCCAAAGGGTGGGCTCCAGTGGGGGCAATAGTTCCCCTGGTTATTTCCCATTGCCTGAGGGCCCTTTAGCTGGGAGGGGTCCCATGGGAGGCACTGAATGATGAAGGTGGGCCTGCCTTTGTACAGATGCTGTGCAACATGGACAAGGTGGTGGAACTGCGCCTGATTCTGCGGCAGCCATCCCCACTGTGGCTCAACTTCACTTTGGAGGAATTGCAGTTTTTTCAGCATGGACCACAGGTGGGAGACTTTTTCCTGAGTGAAGAGGAGGACTGTCCTATAAGATGGATAATGTTTGTTCTGAGGCTTGTGCTAGACTGTACACATTAAACTCATCAAAGAAACAGTAAGCATCAGAAAAGGGTGAGGGCGGGATATGGAAAGGATCAGTTCTTGAAGACCAGTGTCCTTTGTGTGTTGATAGCTGTGGGTATACACTTTCTCTTCAGGGTTAAGGCCTGGAGAGAATCATTCAACAAATTTTCAtgaaatgcctactgtgttcAGATCCCTTTGTTAGGTCCTGGGTAAGTTACCGCATTTATGTATGACACAGTCTAAACACACATAATAGAGAGTGAAAATGAGTAAACCTCTTCGGAGCAGACCAGCAACATGACCAGAAGAGTCCTGGGGGTATGAAAAGAGTGTGCTGGAAAGCAGCCAAGTTAGACTAGGAACCGTGAGGACAGGGATGATGAATGGCTCCTTTGCTATGACTGGGGCTACAAATTGTTTACCAGATATCCTGAGAATAGTCTGACAACCCTCAGAGTATTTGGTGGAAAGCAGGGTATTTGGTTTGTGGAACCATATCCCAAAGTCAGCATGATTCTTAAATACAGGTGGGTCCTCTGGTGTGCAGTCAGGACTGCAGAACCCTATCCTGTCACTTCCAAGTCCTTAAGGGGATTGAACGATGATAAAACTGAattagagaaagagggaaggttgACATCTTAGAGTTAGGCCTctccatgccaggcactgagcttaGAGCTGgcagtacaaagacaaaaatgaaataattcctgagTATTTACACAAGACAATGTGATCTCCGTGGGGAGGCCTTGGCAGCAGAGGACATCTTTAAGAAGGCATCATTGGAgctaaactttgaaggaagctagtgattgtaagaggcagaggtgaggccCAGATGGACTGCCTTTTGTGAGAAATAGCAGCAGGGCCAATTTGGCTAAACTAGGGAATACCTAAAAGGGGGTACTGGATACAATAAGCCT from Notamacropus eugenii isolate mMacEug1 chromosome 1, mMacEug1.pri_v2, whole genome shotgun sequence includes these protein-coding regions:
- the NICN1 gene encoding nicolin-1 isoform X2, which gives rise to MMKTLQEITFKNYYTAFLSIRVRQVGSPNQSSNKWITCLRDYCLMPNPHNEEGAQDYVSLFKHQMLCNMDKVVELRLILRQPSPLWLNFTLEELQFFQHGPQSPSSAFTKWLSHPAPYEQPALLLQQALPDPDKVSSEVQQMWMLTEMIRANRTTARIGRFDVDGCYDLNLLSYT